The DNA segment TTGCATCGGCAATCACCTCGCGAAGTCGGACATAGACGGGCTTTTCGGAGGCAGTTCTTGGCGTCATGCTGTAACAATACAGCAACGCAGGAAAAGTTCAATCTGGTCTAGGCTGGCGGGTCCCACACGCGCACCAACTCGTCGAGATTGGGCCTTGGCCGTTCCTCCAACTCGCGGCCGGGACTGCCGAGGAACAGGAAGCCGGCAATGCATTCGCCCTCTTCGCAAAACTCCGCCTCGACCAGTTTGGAGCAGGCCTGCCAGCCGGTGAGCCAGCCGCCGACATAACCTAGGGCGTGGGTCGCATGGAGAAGGTTCATCGCTGCCGCGCCGCACGATAGCTGTTGTTCCCAGACCGGGATTTTGTGGTTGTGAACGGGGGCCGAGATGAGGATCACCAGTGCCGGAGCCTGGTGTGCAAAGTCGCGGGCCTTAAGGTGATGCGCTTCGCCGGCTTCGGGATCATGTTGGTCAAGAGCGCGTGACAGGAGATCGGCGAGGGCGCCGCGCTGCTCATTGCCTATGATGACGAAGCGCCAAGGTGCCAGCTTGCCATGGTCAGGCGTACGGGCGGCGATGGCCAAAATCTGACGAAGTTCGTCGGCCGAAGGGCCTGGTGCCACCATTTCGCGTGGACGGCCCGAGCGGCGCGTCGTGAGCAAGGCGAGCGCCGAGCTATGGTCGTTGAGGGTCATGTCCGTTCGCATAGCCATGCAACCTCTTGGCAACAATCGACTTCACAAGTGCAATTTCGCCGCTAGGGTGCCGCGACAACGAGAAAGGACCGGAAGGTCCTGAAGCACTGGGAGGAATTTGTGGGTCCACAGGAAATTATCGTCGCGGTGGCGGCGTCATTTCTGATCCTGCTGCTAATTGGCGGCGGGACAATCGTAGCGTCGGCGAAGAAGGAATTCGCCGGCCATCCCAAGGGACTTTACGTCCTGTTCTTCGCCGAAATGTGGGAGCGATTCTCCTACTACGGCATGCGCGCGCTGCTGATTTTCTACCTGACCCAGCATTGGCTGTTCAACGACGAGAAGGCGTCCGTCATTTACGGTGCCTACACTGCGCTGGTCTATATCGCGCCGGTGCTCGGCGGTTATCTCGCCGACAAGTATCTCGGGCAACGCAAGGCGGTTCTCTTCGGCGCTGTGCTCCTGACCTGCGGTCACTTCCTGATGGCCTTCGAAGGCGATCCGACGGCTGGCCAGGCCAACCCGATGATCAACGTCTTCTGGGCTGCGCTGGCGTTCATCATCGTCGGCTCGGGCTTCCTCAAGGCGAACATTTCGGTGATCGTCGGCCAGCTCTATCCGCGGACTGACGTCCGTCGCGATGGTGCCTACACGATCTTCTACATGGGCATTAACGTCGGTGCGGCGGTCGGCACGATCATCGCTGGCTACCTCGGCCAGACCTATGGCTGGGCCTACGGCTTCGGCGCTGCCGGTATCGGCATGTTGCTCGGCCTCGTCGTTTTCGTGATCTTCAAGCCGCTGCTTGAAGGCAAGGGCGAAAGCAGCAACCCCGAAGCGCTGACCCGTCCCTACATGGGCATCAAGTTCGAGTGGTTCCTGTACCTCGTCGGCCTGGTAGCCGTCGCGGTTACCTGGTGGCTGGTCCAGAACCAGGCGATTGTCGGAAGCATCCTCGGCGTGTTCGGCGCGATCCTCGTGAGCTATGTCATCTGGCAGGCGATCAAGATCGGCGGGAACGACCGGGACCGAATTTTCGCCGCGATCTTCCTTATCATCGGGTCGATCCTGTTCTG comes from the Sphingomonas xanthus genome and includes:
- a CDS encoding peptide MFS transporter yields the protein MGGGTIVASAKKEFAGHPKGLYVLFFAEMWERFSYYGMRALLIFYLTQHWLFNDEKASVIYGAYTALVYIAPVLGGYLADKYLGQRKAVLFGAVLLTCGHFLMAFEGDPTAGQANPMINVFWAALAFIIVGSGFLKANISVIVGQLYPRTDVRRDGAYTIFYMGINVGAAVGTIIAGYLGQTYGWAYGFGAAGIGMLLGLVVFVIFKPLLEGKGESSNPEALTRPYMGIKFEWFLYLVGLVAVAVTWWLVQNQAIVGSILGVFGAILVSYVIWQAIKIGGNDRDRIFAAIFLIIGSILFWALFEQAGSSLNLFTDRYVDRQGVEASLFQSINPIYIILLAPLFAGLWTWLGRRGLEPSAPAKFGLGLIQLGLGFLVLVWGAGAVGMENATPVLFIFLIYLLHTTGELCLSPVGLSAMNRLAPKHMASLIMGTWFFASATGNFVAGLIAAATGSEEASGEGAAKEVVLSVYDKIGWVSVAVGVGVIVVSPLIRRLMHLDTLRDDEELAGMSELGEPQAAGTNLTGETKA
- a CDS encoding nitroreductase family protein, which translates into the protein MAMRTDMTLNDHSSALALLTTRRSGRPREMVAPGPSADELRQILAIAARTPDHGKLAPWRFVIIGNEQRGALADLLSRALDQHDPEAGEAHHLKARDFAHQAPALVILISAPVHNHKIPVWEQQLSCGAAAMNLLHATHALGYVGGWLTGWQACSKLVEAEFCEEGECIAGFLFLGSPGRELEERPRPNLDELVRVWDPPA